Proteins co-encoded in one Echeneis naucrates chromosome 22, fEcheNa1.1, whole genome shotgun sequence genomic window:
- the colec11 gene encoding collectin-11 isoform X1, which yields MRGEKLLLPMILMSVVLSFIIQTSYGQHLTEEACTVQILVPGLKGEPGEKGQKGVPGRPGRVGPPGDIGPPGLRGQKGIMGRYGKVGPSGMKGLKGNRGDPGPQGPNGEPGVPCECTPMRKMIGEMDILVAQLSSELKFIKNALPSPAAVAGIKETDSKVYLLVKEEKRYSEAEGYCQTRGGHLAMPKDEGANAAIAGYITEAGLSRVYIGIHDLEREGVFTYVDRSPMTTFSKWRKGEPNNAYDDEDCAEMVASGEWTDVACHPTMYFVCEFDKDTV from the exons ATGAGAGGAGAGAAGCTGTTACTACCAATGATACTTATGTCTGTGGTGTTGAGTTTTATAATACAGACATCTTATGGACAGCACTTGACAGAGGAAGCCTGCACTGTTCAGATCCTTGTCCCTGGACTTAAAG GCGAACCAGGTGAGAAAGGGCAAAAAGGAGTGCCAGGGAGACCGGGAAGAGTTGGCCCTCCTGGAGATATAG GTCCACCTGGGCTTAGAGGACAAAAAGGAATTATGGGACGTTATGGAAAAGTGGGCCCAAGTGGAATGAAAG GGCTAAAAGGAAACAGGGGTGATCCTGGTCCACAGGGTCCTAATGGGGAGCCAG GGGTCCCATGTGAGTGCACACCAATGAGAAAGATGATTGGAGAAATGGACATTCTTGTGGCCCAACTTTCCTCGGAACTGAAATTCATCAAAAATG CACTGCCCTCCCCTGCAGCTGTTGCTGGcataaaagagacagacagtaaaGTCTATCTGTTGGTGAAGGAAGAGAAGCGCTACTCTGAAGCTGAAGGCTACTGTCAGACGAGGGGAGGGCACCTGGCCATGCCTAAGGATGAAGGAGCCAACGCAGCCATTGCAGGTTACATTACTGAAGCAGGCCTGAGTCGAGTCTACATTGGCATACATGACCTGGAACGGGAGGGTGTTTTCACTTACGTGGATCGCTCTCCCATGACGACTTTCAGCaaatggaggaaaggagagccCAACAATGCCTATGATGACGAGGACTGTGCTGAGATGGTGGCCTCTGGAGAGTGGACTGATGTGGCGTGCCACCCAACCATGTATTTTGTCTGTGAATTTGACAAGGATACTGTGTAA
- the colec11 gene encoding collectin-11 isoform X3 produces MRGEKLLLPMILMSVVLSFIIQTSYGQHLTEEACTVQILVPGLKGEPGEKGQKGVPGRPGRVGPPGDIGLKGNRGDPGPQGPNGEPGVPCECTPMRKMIGEMDILVAQLSSELKFIKNAVAGIKETDSKVYLLVKEEKRYSEAEGYCQTRGGHLAMPKDEGANAAIAGYITEAGLSRVYIGIHDLEREGVFTYVDRSPMTTFSKWRKGEPNNAYDDEDCAEMVASGEWTDVACHPTMYFVCEFDKDTV; encoded by the exons ATGAGAGGAGAGAAGCTGTTACTACCAATGATACTTATGTCTGTGGTGTTGAGTTTTATAATACAGACATCTTATGGACAGCACTTGACAGAGGAAGCCTGCACTGTTCAGATCCTTGTCCCTGGACTTAAAG GCGAACCAGGTGAGAAAGGGCAAAAAGGAGTGCCAGGGAGACCGGGAAGAGTTGGCCCTCCTGGAGATATAG GGCTAAAAGGAAACAGGGGTGATCCTGGTCCACAGGGTCCTAATGGGGAGCCAG GGGTCCCATGTGAGTGCACACCAATGAGAAAGATGATTGGAGAAATGGACATTCTTGTGGCCCAACTTTCCTCGGAACTGAAATTCATCAAAAATG CTGTTGCTGGcataaaagagacagacagtaaaGTCTATCTGTTGGTGAAGGAAGAGAAGCGCTACTCTGAAGCTGAAGGCTACTGTCAGACGAGGGGAGGGCACCTGGCCATGCCTAAGGATGAAGGAGCCAACGCAGCCATTGCAGGTTACATTACTGAAGCAGGCCTGAGTCGAGTCTACATTGGCATACATGACCTGGAACGGGAGGGTGTTTTCACTTACGTGGATCGCTCTCCCATGACGACTTTCAGCaaatggaggaaaggagagccCAACAATGCCTATGATGACGAGGACTGTGCTGAGATGGTGGCCTCTGGAGAGTGGACTGATGTGGCGTGCCACCCAACCATGTATTTTGTCTGTGAATTTGACAAGGATACTGTGTAA
- the colec11 gene encoding collectin-11 isoform X2, with translation MRGEKLLLPMILMSVVLSFIIQTSYGQHLTEEACTVQILVPGLKGEPGEKGQKGVPGRPGRVGPPGDIGPPGLRGQKGIMGRYGKVGPSGMKGLKGNRGDPGPQGPNGEPGVPCECTPMRKMIGEMDILVAQLSSELKFIKNAVAGIKETDSKVYLLVKEEKRYSEAEGYCQTRGGHLAMPKDEGANAAIAGYITEAGLSRVYIGIHDLEREGVFTYVDRSPMTTFSKWRKGEPNNAYDDEDCAEMVASGEWTDVACHPTMYFVCEFDKDTV, from the exons ATGAGAGGAGAGAAGCTGTTACTACCAATGATACTTATGTCTGTGGTGTTGAGTTTTATAATACAGACATCTTATGGACAGCACTTGACAGAGGAAGCCTGCACTGTTCAGATCCTTGTCCCTGGACTTAAAG GCGAACCAGGTGAGAAAGGGCAAAAAGGAGTGCCAGGGAGACCGGGAAGAGTTGGCCCTCCTGGAGATATAG GTCCACCTGGGCTTAGAGGACAAAAAGGAATTATGGGACGTTATGGAAAAGTGGGCCCAAGTGGAATGAAAG GGCTAAAAGGAAACAGGGGTGATCCTGGTCCACAGGGTCCTAATGGGGAGCCAG GGGTCCCATGTGAGTGCACACCAATGAGAAAGATGATTGGAGAAATGGACATTCTTGTGGCCCAACTTTCCTCGGAACTGAAATTCATCAAAAATG CTGTTGCTGGcataaaagagacagacagtaaaGTCTATCTGTTGGTGAAGGAAGAGAAGCGCTACTCTGAAGCTGAAGGCTACTGTCAGACGAGGGGAGGGCACCTGGCCATGCCTAAGGATGAAGGAGCCAACGCAGCCATTGCAGGTTACATTACTGAAGCAGGCCTGAGTCGAGTCTACATTGGCATACATGACCTGGAACGGGAGGGTGTTTTCACTTACGTGGATCGCTCTCCCATGACGACTTTCAGCaaatggaggaaaggagagccCAACAATGCCTATGATGACGAGGACTGTGCTGAGATGGTGGCCTCTGGAGAGTGGACTGATGTGGCGTGCCACCCAACCATGTATTTTGTCTGTGAATTTGACAAGGATACTGTGTAA
- the dcdc2c gene encoding doublecortin domain-containing protein 2: MTGRGELPPTKTITVYRNGDAFFPGRKIVINPRQVSTFDGLLNALTPNVRAPFGAVRKLYTPAEGHKVQRLDDLDHGSVYVAAGNEKFKKLNYCSATTKKPQTRKNEMIIPVPSRIVASARWRKTNDESCTINVFTNGDVLVPPARIRIPKFTLRKWENVLAMVTDKVQLRTGAVYRLYTLDGHPVCASTELKNSQHYVAVGAEKFKPLPYDHWVPMDFMKDNTTEDQDNLPSIRKTRHAKDVFAHTGFRKDLEHTARGQMKKHTAKPERTKQQRQMSRIPVLLPTGGRQKGSVFSAQSKRSEMAEAAEVQEDHQVKVDLPIDQVPGRITTLLQGKESQSKAQGTVLALETQS, from the exons ATGACGGGGAGAGGCGAGTTGCcgccaacaaaaacaataacggTTTACCGGAACGGAGACGCCTTTTTCCCCGGAAGGAAAATAGTCATAAATCCGCGGCAGGTGTCCACTTTTGACGGCTTGTTAAATGCTCTGACCCCGAATGTCAGGGCTCCGTTCGGCGCCGTCAGGAAGCTGTACACGCCGGCAGAGGGCCACAAAGTTCAGCGTTTGGACGACCTGGATCACGGCAGTGTGTACGTTGCAGCCGGAAATGAGAAGTTCAAAAAGCTGAA CTATTGTAGTGCAACAACCAAAAAGCCACAGACTAGGAAAAATGAAATG ATCATACCTGTTCCCAGCAGAATAGTAGCTTCTGCTCGCTGGAGGAAAACTAATGATGAGTCTTGCACAATAAA tGTCTTCACCAATGGCGATGTCTTGGTGCCTCCAGCTCGAATAAGAATCCCAAAGTTCACACTtagaaaatgggaaaatgttttagCCATGGTGACAGATAAAGTTCAACTCCGTACTGGTGCTGTGTACAG GCTCTACACATTAGATGGGCATCCTGTCTGTGCCTCCACTGAACTGAAGAACAGCCAACATTATGTTGCAGTTGGTGCAGAAAAGTTTAAACCTCTCCCGTATGATCATTGGGTCCCTATGGATTTCATGAAAGACAATACAACTGAAGA CCAAGACAACCTGCCTTCTATTAGAAAGACAAGACATGCAAAGGACGTG TTTGCTCACACAGGCTTTAGAAAGGACCTTGAGCACACAGCCAGGGGCcagatgaagaaacacacagccaagcCAGAGAGAACCAAACAACAGAGGCAGATGTCCAGAATCCCAGTTCTCCTCCCAACAGGGGGTAGGCAGA AGGGCAGTGTGTTCAGTGCACAAAGCAAAAGAAGCGAGAtggcagaagcagcagaagtgCAGGAGGACCATCAGGTGAAGGTAGACCTGCCAATTGATCAG GTTCCAGGAAGGAT TACAACTCTTCTTCAGGGCAAGGAGAGTCAGTCAAAGGCACAGGGCACAGTTCTGGCACTGGAGACACAGAGTTAA